A genomic stretch from Deinococcus metalli includes:
- a CDS encoding META domain-containing protein, whose translation MNRPRRGYLRLLAVVGVLLSPSGLAQSGQIADGTWTLRELRDPAGTVSVGGLDAPTLRLLGTGISTAEGTQVSGFAGCNTFRTTAIFTAQTLKLRPIVTTRRACPEPQMTLERRYLQVLSGARVYVRQGSTLTLTTGKARAVFVYGSEASRRLVATWRLVGAQGDTPLTVTFAADGRISGTGGCNTFMGRYDIDDQTLSVGALASTRRACPTPELQAQEQRFLRELQNAARVEVSGAQLTLITRDGTQLQFARPVN comes from the coding sequence ATGAACAGACCACGACGTGGGTACCTGCGCCTGTTGGCGGTGGTGGGCGTGCTTCTCAGCCCATCCGGCCTCGCGCAGAGCGGACAGATCGCCGACGGCACGTGGACGCTCCGGGAACTGCGCGACCCTGCGGGCACGGTGTCGGTGGGCGGTCTGGACGCGCCGACCCTGCGACTCCTGGGAACCGGGATCAGCACCGCCGAGGGCACCCAGGTGTCCGGATTTGCCGGCTGCAACACCTTCAGGACCACGGCTATCTTCACAGCGCAGACCCTGAAGCTCCGGCCCATCGTGACCACGCGCCGGGCCTGCCCCGAGCCGCAGATGACGCTGGAGCGGCGGTACCTCCAGGTGCTCTCGGGCGCCCGGGTGTACGTGCGTCAGGGCTCGACGTTGACCCTCACCACCGGAAAGGCGAGGGCCGTGTTCGTGTACGGCAGTGAGGCCTCGCGCCGGCTGGTGGCCACCTGGCGCCTGGTCGGGGCACAGGGCGACACGCCGCTGACCGTGACCTTCGCGGCGGACGGGCGGATCAGCGGCACGGGGGGCTGCAATACCTTCATGGGTCGCTACGACATCGACGACCAGACCCTGTCGGTGGGAGCGCTGGCCAGTACCCGCCGGGCGTGCCCGACGCCTGAGCTTCAGGCGCAGGAGCAGCGCTTTCTCCGGGAGCTTCAGAACGCCGCGCGCGTGGAGGTCAGCGGTGCCCAGCTGACCCTGATCACCCGGGACGGTACCCAGCTCCAGTTTGCGCGACCTGTGAACTGA
- a CDS encoding carboxylesterase/lipase family protein, translating to MNPLSVVRASVVLLLLGSSAHAQTPVTVQTDHGPVVGRESTVRSFLGIPYAAPPVGELRWKSPQPAAPWTAPRDASTFGNVCPQVVIALFARPDETPGTLRGQEDCLTLNVYTPSGVTAQSKLPVMAWIHGGSFITGSGAAYDGAVLAQKYGVVVVTMNYRLGALGWLSLPALSTEGGGQSGNYGLQDQQAALKWIQSNITAFGGDPAKVTVAGESAGGMSVCANLASPQSAGLFRGAIIQSGLCTSPGNGVTLTQAEARNTRYATNLGCSATDLACLRALDPLKVLTTKVPGLRPASALVWSPVYRNPSLPLQLRDAFESGQFNQVPVLNGTTHDEGRLFVQVASPDGKPISPVLYWGGTGLTVGVANTTRTLARYPYRRYDTPALAFATMFTDAVFSCTALRVNQALSKHVPVYAFEFNDPQAATLMKSPSDLPGLGSYHSSELSYVFQAPIAGMSDPTLFTPAQRTLSDALSAAWMTFVKTGSPAVAGDGWARFATAQGNVQAFTPTGVRPIPNFAADHQCEYWLPLNLQ from the coding sequence ATGAATCCACTGTCCGTCGTCCGTGCCTCTGTCGTGCTCCTGCTCCTCGGTTCATCGGCCCACGCGCAAACGCCCGTCACGGTACAGACCGACCACGGCCCCGTCGTGGGCCGCGAGTCCACCGTCCGCAGTTTCCTGGGCATTCCGTACGCGGCGCCCCCGGTGGGCGAGTTGCGGTGGAAATCGCCTCAGCCGGCTGCGCCCTGGACCGCGCCCCGCGACGCCTCCACCTTCGGAAACGTCTGTCCACAGGTCGTGATCGCCCTCTTCGCGCGACCAGACGAAACGCCCGGCACGCTCAGGGGCCAGGAAGACTGCCTCACGCTGAATGTCTACACCCCGTCAGGCGTCACGGCGCAGAGCAAGCTTCCTGTCATGGCGTGGATTCACGGCGGGTCGTTCATTACTGGATCGGGTGCTGCCTATGACGGTGCAGTCCTGGCCCAGAAATACGGCGTCGTCGTCGTGACCATGAACTACCGCCTGGGGGCACTGGGCTGGCTGTCCCTCCCGGCGCTGAGCACCGAAGGCGGCGGGCAGTCCGGAAACTATGGCCTTCAGGACCAGCAGGCCGCCCTGAAGTGGATCCAGTCGAACATCACAGCCTTCGGGGGCGACCCGGCCAAGGTCACGGTGGCGGGGGAATCGGCGGGCGGCATGAGCGTGTGCGCGAACCTCGCGTCTCCGCAGTCGGCCGGTCTGTTCCGGGGCGCAATCATCCAGAGCGGCCTGTGCACCAGCCCCGGCAACGGCGTTACGCTGACCCAGGCGGAAGCGCGGAACACCCGCTACGCCACCAACCTCGGGTGTTCGGCCACGGACCTGGCGTGCCTGCGCGCGCTCGACCCCTTGAAGGTCCTGACGACCAAGGTGCCCGGTCTGCGTCCCGCCAGCGCCCTGGTGTGGTCGCCCGTCTACCGCAACCCGTCCCTGCCCCTCCAGTTGCGCGACGCCTTCGAGAGCGGGCAATTCAACCAGGTCCCGGTGCTGAACGGCACCACGCACGACGAGGGCCGCCTGTTCGTGCAGGTGGCCTCGCCGGACGGCAAGCCGATCAGCCCGGTGCTGTACTGGGGCGGGACCGGTCTGACCGTCGGGGTCGCCAACACCACCCGCACCCTGGCCCGCTACCCGTACCGCCGCTACGACACGCCCGCGCTCGCGTTCGCCACCATGTTCACGGACGCGGTGTTCAGCTGCACGGCGCTGCGGGTGAACCAGGCTCTGTCCAAGCACGTGCCGGTGTACGCGTTCGAGTTCAACGACCCGCAGGCGGCCACCCTCATGAAGAGTCCGAGTGATCTGCCTGGTCTGGGTTCCTATCACTCCAGTGAGCTGTCCTATGTCTTCCAGGCCCCGATCGCAGGCATGTCTGACCCAACCCTCTTCACTCCCGCGCAGCGCACGTTGTCGGACGCCCTCAGCGCCGCGTGGATGACCTTCGTCAAGACCGGGAGTCCCGCAGTGGCCGGCGACGGCTGGGCGCGTTTCGCCACGGCGCAGGGCAATGTGCAGGCCTTCACGCCGACCGGTGTTCGGCCGATCCCCAACTTCGCCGCCGACCACCAGTGCGAGTACTGGCTTCCCCTGAACCTGCAGTGA
- a CDS encoding ATP-binding protein yields the protein MTLPPDPQLNATDLQAIINSSPDCIKVLDLNARVLSMNTGGLEVMEIGDFSVCQNAPWPTFWEGLDREHVERALDAARSGNSSAFEGVARTFAGTPKWWEVRVVPLRAADGSVTRLLAISRDITSRKVAEQQLRETQQLLRDHAQTLEVRVSQQERALEAFVRFTTQVASSTDLTELALAAGDILQDAVSGAMSGLYVVQGPTAVPLAFSRNTPPEVRTARQDGISVSSPLIAEALAGRRTAFAEGDHGRAQSVGYACALSVTPFFSGDRPFALFATGHTRPQWTAQDRAVIESVGRGLGLALERAEQTRRLQERTASLDAFVDFTQATGMEVDGLALARQAEQVLRTALDQVSVAVYELDDGVWTARLWSDTIPAEVVAEMRQGVFQDAPALAQVARSGVGVFLDGRKVEDDVVPSAAGYGTVAIIPLLDGVTPRLFTVGTLGARVWTAREQAIIRAVTSALDLALKRTELSRQLLDQRDALTVRTQELVAANEDLEAFAYSASHDLRTPLRHVMGFADLATAALTKGDMDKVRRNLGTVQQSGVRMEQLIDGMLMLSRVGRREMQPRWVALAPIIAQAIQDVRLEYPAHTIATQEPRPVQVWGDPTLIQQVMTNLISNAVKYSSGRPVSKVDVQVQEADAEWVVTVQDNGVGFNPTYAGKLFGIFQRLHTQTAFPGVGVGLATVRRIVLKHGGRVFADSQEGHGATFGVTLPRPAVS from the coding sequence ATGACCTTGCCCCCAGATCCCCAGCTGAATGCCACCGACCTCCAGGCCATCATCAACAGCAGTCCGGACTGCATCAAGGTGCTCGACCTGAACGCCCGCGTGCTGTCCATGAACACGGGCGGCCTGGAGGTCATGGAGATCGGGGATTTCAGCGTCTGCCAGAACGCGCCGTGGCCCACCTTCTGGGAGGGCCTAGACCGCGAGCACGTGGAACGCGCTCTGGACGCGGCCCGGTCGGGGAACAGTTCCGCGTTCGAGGGTGTGGCCAGGACGTTTGCGGGGACCCCGAAGTGGTGGGAGGTCCGGGTCGTTCCGCTGCGGGCGGCAGACGGCAGTGTGACCCGCCTGCTGGCGATTTCCCGGGACATCACGTCGCGCAAGGTTGCCGAGCAGCAACTGCGCGAGACGCAGCAGTTGCTGCGGGACCACGCTCAGACGCTGGAGGTCCGGGTCAGTCAGCAGGAACGTGCGCTCGAAGCCTTCGTGCGCTTCACAACCCAGGTGGCCAGCAGCACGGACCTCACGGAACTGGCACTGGCGGCCGGCGACATCCTCCAGGATGCCGTCAGCGGGGCCATGAGCGGCCTGTATGTCGTTCAGGGCCCGACCGCGGTCCCGCTGGCCTTCTCCAGAAATACGCCCCCTGAGGTGCGGACCGCCAGGCAAGATGGCATCTCGGTAAGCTCGCCGCTGATCGCTGAAGCGCTGGCCGGCCGCCGCACGGCCTTCGCTGAGGGCGATCACGGCCGCGCGCAGTCCGTGGGCTACGCGTGCGCTCTGAGCGTCACGCCGTTTTTCAGCGGTGACCGGCCCTTTGCCCTGTTCGCGACCGGCCACACCCGACCGCAGTGGACGGCGCAGGACCGGGCCGTCATCGAATCCGTGGGGCGCGGCCTGGGGCTGGCCCTCGAACGCGCGGAGCAGACGCGGCGGCTTCAGGAGCGCACGGCCAGCCTGGACGCCTTTGTGGACTTCACCCAGGCCACCGGGATGGAGGTGGACGGCCTGGCCCTCGCCCGGCAGGCAGAACAGGTGCTGCGCACGGCGCTGGATCAGGTCAGTGTCGCGGTGTACGAACTCGACGATGGGGTGTGGACGGCCCGGCTGTGGTCGGACACCATTCCGGCCGAGGTCGTGGCTGAGATGCGGCAGGGTGTTTTTCAGGACGCCCCGGCGTTGGCCCAGGTGGCAAGGTCCGGGGTCGGGGTCTTTCTCGACGGCCGGAAGGTGGAGGATGACGTGGTGCCGAGCGCCGCCGGCTACGGCACGGTGGCCATCATTCCGCTTTTAGACGGCGTCACCCCGCGTCTGTTTACCGTCGGCACGCTGGGGGCCAGGGTGTGGACGGCGCGGGAGCAGGCCATCATCCGCGCGGTCACCAGCGCCCTGGATCTGGCCCTCAAGCGCACCGAGCTGTCCCGGCAGTTGCTGGACCAGCGGGACGCCTTGACCGTGCGCACCCAGGAACTCGTGGCGGCCAACGAGGATCTCGAGGCGTTCGCGTACTCCGCGTCCCACGACCTGCGCACGCCACTACGGCATGTCATGGGCTTTGCCGACCTGGCCACCGCCGCCCTGACCAAGGGCGACATGGACAAGGTGCGGCGCAATCTGGGAACTGTGCAGCAGAGCGGCGTGCGCATGGAACAGCTCATCGACGGCATGCTGATGCTGTCGCGGGTCGGGCGGCGCGAGATGCAGCCGCGCTGGGTGGCCCTGGCCCCGATCATCGCGCAGGCGATTCAGGATGTCCGGCTGGAGTACCCGGCGCACACCATTGCGACGCAGGAACCGCGTCCCGTGCAGGTGTGGGGCGATCCGACGCTGATCCAGCAGGTGATGACCAACCTGATCAGCAACGCCGTGAAGTACTCCAGCGGACGGCCGGTTTCGAAAGTCGACGTTCAGGTGCAGGAAGCAGACGCCGAGTGGGTCGTCACGGTTCAGGACAATGGGGTGGGCTTCAATCCCACGTACGCTGGCAAGCTGTTCGGCATCTTCCAGCGGCTGCACACCCAGACGGCATTTCCGGGCGTGGGGGTCGGTCTGGCCACGGTCCGCCGCATTGTGCTCAAACACGGGGGCCGGGTCTTCGCGGACAGTCAGGAAGGGCACGGCGCGACCTTCGGGGTGACGCTGCCCCGCCCCGCAGTGTCCTGA
- a CDS encoding NADPH-dependent FMN reductase — translation MTNPRIAVIIGSTRNTRFADKPTAWFMKRAAARPDLDFEVIDLRDFPLPLFNEVASNAWAPTQNEVGQRWQRTIGGFDGYVLITAEYNHAPTGALKNALDYAYPEWNKKPVTFVGYGSVGAARAIEHLRGIAVELQMAPLRTAVHIQGADFFGAWQQGQSLDDLGHLEPGVTALFEELAWWTRALKTARETTTPPQEIQVSSSGE, via the coding sequence ATGACGAACCCGAGAATCGCTGTGATCATTGGCAGTACACGCAACACCCGCTTTGCGGACAAGCCCACCGCATGGTTCATGAAGCGCGCGGCGGCGCGTCCGGATCTGGACTTCGAGGTGATCGACCTGCGGGACTTCCCGCTGCCGCTGTTCAACGAGGTGGCGTCCAACGCGTGGGCACCGACGCAGAACGAGGTGGGGCAACGCTGGCAGCGCACCATTGGCGGGTTCGACGGCTACGTGCTGATCACGGCGGAATACAACCACGCGCCGACGGGGGCCCTGAAGAACGCGCTGGACTACGCATACCCGGAATGGAACAAGAAGCCGGTGACGTTCGTGGGGTACGGCTCGGTGGGGGCGGCGCGGGCGATCGAGCACCTGCGGGGCATCGCGGTGGAGTTGCAGATGGCACCGCTGCGGACGGCCGTGCATATCCAGGGGGCGGACTTCTTCGGGGCATGGCAGCAGGGCCAGAGCCTCGATGACCTGGGCCACCTGGAGCCGGGGGTAACGGCGCTGTTCGAGGAGCTGGCGTGGTGGACCCGGGCACTGAAGACAGCGCGCGAGACCACGACGCCACCCCAGGAGATCCAGGTCTCGTCCTCCGGAGAGTGA
- a CDS encoding MarR family winged helix-turn-helix transcriptional regulator, with the protein MDAGALHRLARHLRDLATQATARPGEPTPSPGLIAVVEDVARHPGSAVGEVAARTGLAQSFVSKTVAALRDEGLLVSVPDAADRRRTTVTLAPGVRQDVLLPRARTPLAETLRTAHPDLSAEQLDRAGELLDELGTLLRP; encoded by the coding sequence ATGGATGCTGGCGCTCTCCACCGCCTCGCGCGGCACCTGCGCGACCTGGCCACCCAGGCGACCGCCCGCCCCGGCGAGCCGACACCCTCTCCCGGCCTGATCGCCGTCGTCGAGGACGTGGCCCGGCACCCCGGCAGCGCCGTGGGTGAAGTCGCCGCCCGCACTGGCCTCGCGCAGAGTTTCGTGTCGAAGACCGTCGCCGCTCTGCGTGATGAGGGACTGCTCGTGAGCGTCCCGGATGCGGCGGACCGGCGGCGGACCACCGTGACCCTCGCCCCGGGTGTCCGGCAGGACGTGCTGCTCCCGCGTGCCCGCACGCCCCTGGCCGAGACGCTCAGGACCGCGCATCCCGACCTGAGCGCTGAACAGCTCGACCGCGCCGGCGAACTGCTGGACGAACTCGGCACGCTGCTCCGCCCCTGA
- a CDS encoding DUF1453 domain-containing protein codes for MTLTDTLISFALIALVVRQLRGRPLTLTGVLWPVPLVLFAAATTLHVPSGGPALDFTLLGGAVGVMLGALCGVLTQVSPTSDGRVVARASGPAALLWVLGIGSRVGFGLYATHGGGPAIARFSETHHLTMDAWAGSLLLMSLLEVMGRAAVLLWKRAHVARPSAGVLTPSS; via the coding sequence ATGACCCTCACCGACACCCTGATCAGCTTCGCCCTCATCGCCCTGGTCGTGCGCCAGTTACGCGGCCGGCCGCTCACCCTGACCGGCGTGCTGTGGCCTGTGCCGCTGGTGCTCTTCGCCGCCGCGACTACACTTCACGTCCCCAGCGGCGGCCCGGCCCTGGATTTCACCCTCCTTGGCGGCGCTGTTGGCGTGATGCTGGGCGCGCTCTGCGGCGTCCTCACGCAGGTCTCCCCCACCTCGGACGGCCGTGTCGTTGCCCGCGCCAGTGGACCCGCCGCGCTGCTGTGGGTGCTCGGCATCGGCTCCCGCGTCGGCTTCGGTCTGTACGCCACGCACGGCGGCGGCCCGGCCATCGCCCGCTTCAGCGAAACGCACCATCTGACCATGGACGCGTGGGCCGGCAGTCTGCTCCTGATGTCCCTGCTGGAGGTCATGGGCCGCGCCGCCGTCCTGCTGTGGAAACGCGCGCATGTCGCCCGACCGTCGGCCGGCGTGCTGACACCCAGTTCTTGA
- a CDS encoding MBL fold metallo-hydrolase: MTVPHALAVPTGRFHFLRSDVVRLRLPLANVYFLGRPGDSWVLVDAGVPGTARTIRNAATQVHGDRPPEAIVLTHGHLDHIGALHALLERWPVPVYAHPLERPCLTGRVPYPFPDPSVGGSMSVLSPALSPGPFSFQPAVQDLPEDGTVPGLPGWEWRHTPGHANGHVSLWRGSDRTLIAGDAVVTTRQESLLSALTLRPAVVHGPPAYYTPNWDAARDSVRRLAHLQPDLLAPGHGHPLRGEGVATDLHRLARNFDEAARPNQGWYRRHPVPVTLPQPGRRDPVRWAVLGALALLGSAWLLQP, encoded by the coding sequence ATGACTGTTCCACACGCCCTCGCCGTGCCGACCGGCCGGTTCCACTTCCTGCGTTCCGACGTGGTGCGGCTGCGGCTTCCCCTCGCCAACGTCTACTTCCTGGGCCGTCCCGGTGATTCCTGGGTGCTGGTGGACGCGGGCGTGCCCGGCACCGCCCGCACGATCCGGAACGCGGCCACGCAGGTCCACGGGGACCGGCCGCCAGAGGCCATCGTCCTGACCCACGGGCACCTCGACCACATCGGCGCGCTGCACGCCCTGCTGGAGCGCTGGCCGGTGCCGGTGTACGCGCACCCGCTGGAACGGCCATGCCTCACGGGCCGCGTGCCGTATCCCTTCCCGGACCCCAGCGTGGGCGGCAGCATGAGCGTACTCTCGCCCGCGCTGAGTCCTGGACCGTTCTCGTTTCAGCCGGCCGTGCAGGACCTGCCGGAGGACGGGACGGTGCCGGGACTGCCCGGCTGGGAGTGGCGGCACACGCCCGGCCACGCGAACGGCCACGTGTCGCTGTGGCGCGGGTCCGACCGCACCCTGATCGCCGGGGACGCTGTGGTGACCACCCGGCAGGAATCGCTGCTGAGCGCCCTGACCCTGCGGCCGGCCGTGGTGCACGGCCCACCGGCGTACTACACGCCCAACTGGGACGCGGCGCGCGACTCCGTGCGGCGGCTCGCCCACCTGCAGCCGGACCTGCTGGCGCCCGGGCACGGCCATCCCCTGCGCGGCGAGGGGGTGGCGACGGATCTGCACCGGCTGGCCCGCAATTTCGACGAGGCGGCGCGGCCCAACCAGGGCTGGTACCGCCGCCATCCCGTGCCGGTGACCCTGCCGCAGCCAGGCCGGCGTGACCCGGTACGGTGGGCGGTGCTCGGCGCGCTCGCCCTGCTCGGGAGCGCATGGTTGCTGCAACCCTGA
- a CDS encoding (R)-mandelonitrile lyase gives MDIKRAGTRPSAPGPAEWFTGTVRLDPQFTATSPARAAGTTVTFEPGARTAWHTHPLGQTLIVLSGVGRVQRDGGPIEEIRPGDVVWFEPDEKHWHGAAPTTAMSHLAIQEAQDGTAVVWLEHVSDEQYHGS, from the coding sequence ATGGACATCAAACGAGCTGGAACGCGGCCGTCGGCGCCCGGCCCCGCCGAATGGTTCACCGGCACCGTGCGCCTGGACCCGCAGTTCACCGCCACCTCCCCGGCGCGCGCTGCCGGCACTACCGTCACGTTCGAGCCCGGCGCCCGCACCGCGTGGCACACCCATCCCCTGGGCCAGACCCTGATCGTGCTCAGCGGCGTCGGCCGCGTGCAGCGCGACGGCGGCCCCATCGAGGAGATCCGCCCCGGGGACGTGGTGTGGTTCGAGCCGGACGAGAAGCACTGGCACGGCGCAGCGCCCACCACCGCCATGAGCCACCTCGCCATCCAGGAAGCCCAGGACGGCACCGCGGTGGTGTGGCTGGAGCACGTCTCCGACGAGCAGTACCATGGATCATGA
- the map gene encoding type I methionyl aminopeptidase gives MTVTTEADLKGMQRAGHVVAETLRTLRAAIRPGITPAELDALAGRVYRAHGARSAPRMTYNAPVNVFVSVNDDIVHGLPTRRPLAAGDVVSLDVTPFVDGFIADAAVTVAVPPASPVALRLIGCAEAAFHAGLSAATAGQPVHAIGRAVETEVRRRGFTVLRDLFGHGVGRAIHEAPNVPNYYRPVDRTALHEGLVIAVEPMVSTGKSPRVRTRRDGWTLSTTDGGLAAHFEHTVMITRGRPVILTA, from the coding sequence ATGACCGTCACCACCGAAGCTGATCTCAAGGGCATGCAGCGGGCCGGGCACGTCGTCGCGGAGACGCTGCGCACGCTCCGGGCCGCCATCCGCCCAGGCATCACGCCGGCCGAACTCGACGCCCTCGCCGGGCGCGTCTACCGCGCGCACGGTGCGCGGTCCGCGCCGCGCATGACCTACAACGCTCCGGTGAACGTCTTTGTCAGCGTGAATGACGACATCGTCCACGGCCTGCCCACGCGCCGGCCGCTGGCGGCTGGGGACGTGGTGAGTCTCGACGTCACGCCCTTCGTGGACGGCTTCATCGCCGACGCGGCCGTGACGGTCGCGGTACCGCCGGCCTCGCCCGTGGCGCTGCGGCTGATCGGGTGCGCCGAGGCGGCCTTCCACGCGGGCCTGAGCGCCGCGACGGCCGGACAGCCGGTGCACGCCATCGGCCGGGCAGTCGAGACCGAGGTGCGGCGCCGGGGTTTCACGGTGCTGCGCGATCTGTTCGGACACGGCGTGGGCCGCGCCATCCACGAGGCGCCGAACGTCCCGAACTACTACCGGCCGGTGGACCGCACGGCGCTGCACGAGGGACTCGTGATCGCGGTCGAGCCGATGGTCTCCACCGGGAAGTCGCCGCGGGTCCGGACGAGGCGTGACGGCTGGACGCTGAGCACCACGGACGGCGGCCTGGCGGCCCACTTCGAGCACACCGTGATGATCACGCGCGGCCGTCCCGTGATCCTGACCGCCTGA
- a CDS encoding HD-GYP domain-containing protein: protein MTLVQPGAAAGLPADLTQTVVHLTQTAIAASDLTDGVTPTLEHLVRSTAAVGSAFFQVGGGSLAYHVRAATGEMPATPGMQAIAAHGLPADTPLMRALEVAPAPMFFPDTGTSPVTAGFPDLGVASLAAAPVRDGQGRLLGAFLMHTFTPHEWAPWEADLFTLVAGTIASLAGRLTAEEAARAAREEALRALGLALEARDRETHGHTDRVAGLAVRLATHLGWDDARVRALRWGAYLHDIGKIAIPDAVLLKPGPFTPDERTVMETHVQAGVSFATALTFLPAVALAVIHDHHERWDGQGYPTGKRGQEITVEGRLFALCDVYDALTSARPYKRAWTHGEAMDELRAQAGRQFDPALVDAFHEMMAALN, encoded by the coding sequence ATGACCCTCGTACAGCCGGGCGCGGCTGCCGGACTGCCGGCCGACCTGACGCAGACCGTGGTGCACCTGACGCAGACGGCCATCGCTGCCAGCGACCTCACGGACGGCGTGACGCCGACCCTCGAACACCTCGTGCGCAGCACCGCGGCTGTCGGCTCCGCGTTTTTCCAGGTGGGCGGCGGTTCGCTGGCCTACCACGTGCGCGCCGCGACCGGCGAGATGCCGGCCACACCCGGCATGCAGGCCATCGCCGCCCACGGCCTGCCCGCCGACACGCCCCTGATGCGCGCTCTGGAGGTCGCTCCGGCGCCGATGTTCTTCCCGGACACGGGCACGTCACCCGTCACGGCCGGCTTCCCGGACCTGGGCGTGGCGAGCCTCGCGGCCGCCCCGGTCCGCGACGGCCAGGGGCGGCTGCTCGGCGCGTTCCTGATGCACACCTTCACCCCGCACGAGTGGGCGCCGTGGGAAGCTGACCTGTTCACGCTGGTGGCCGGCACCATCGCGTCGCTGGCCGGCCGGCTCACGGCCGAGGAGGCCGCGCGGGCCGCGCGCGAGGAGGCGCTGCGGGCGCTGGGGCTCGCGCTGGAGGCGCGCGACCGGGAAACGCACGGCCACACCGACCGGGTGGCGGGCCTCGCGGTGCGCCTCGCCACGCACCTGGGCTGGGACGACGCGCGCGTGCGGGCCCTGCGCTGGGGCGCGTACCTGCACGACATCGGCAAGATCGCCATCCCGGACGCCGTGCTGCTCAAGCCGGGCCCGTTCACGCCGGACGAGCGCACGGTCATGGAAACGCACGTGCAGGCCGGCGTGAGCTTCGCCACGGCCCTGACGTTCCTGCCGGCCGTGGCGCTGGCCGTGATCCACGACCACCACGAACGCTGGGATGGCCAGGGCTACCCCACGGGCAAGCGCGGCCAGGAGATCACGGTCGAGGGCCGGCTGTTCGCGCTGTGCGACGTGTACGACGCACTCACCAGCGCCCGCCCGTACAAGCGCGCGTGGACGCACGGCGAGGCGATGGACGAACTGCGTGCCCAGGCGGGCCGGCAGTTCGACCCCGCGCTGGTAGACGCCTTCCACGAGATGATGGCCGCCCTCAACTGA